One segment of Dehalococcoidia bacterium DNA contains the following:
- a CDS encoding acyl-CoA dehydrogenase, with amino-acid sequence MTTLQTDVDSYIEGAHELADMIRAVTDEITEQRRIPVEVSNEIADRGYFRLLLPRSLGGAELEHPDFRRIVRIIAEADASAGWCVNQNNVFSTNSVRVPPETADEIWTVQRNVVTNGPPMPQTRAEVVDGGYRLSGRWNFSSGYPHATWLAALTPVYRPGETEPTEMRTMLLPKDQADLVDIWQVGGLKGTGSQGFAIEDLFIPAARSYPTTATSREPGPLYVIPTTLLFCSGFATVALGNARAGLDFAKDLVIGKTQQGRESPMRYESTTQRMVGQAEAIWNSARAYLDEAAAAMWQGAKTNLDLTVEERVGVRLASTHAIRESARVVDIAYTLCGSSAIFTVNPIQRRFQDAHALTQQIQGRPTHYDTAGQYYLDLEPEGIF; translated from the coding sequence ATGACGACACTCCAAACAGACGTTGACAGCTACATAGAAGGCGCACACGAACTGGCCGACATGATCAGGGCCGTCACCGACGAGATCACCGAGCAACGCCGGATTCCAGTCGAAGTATCGAACGAGATCGCCGACCGCGGCTACTTCAGGCTGCTTCTGCCCAGGTCTCTGGGTGGAGCCGAACTCGAGCATCCCGACTTCCGCAGAATCGTCCGAATTATCGCCGAGGCCGATGCCAGCGCAGGGTGGTGTGTCAACCAGAACAACGTCTTTTCAACCAACTCCGTGCGCGTGCCTCCGGAAACGGCGGACGAGATCTGGACAGTCCAGCGCAACGTCGTCACCAACGGCCCACCCATGCCGCAAACGAGGGCCGAAGTCGTCGACGGCGGCTATCGCCTGTCAGGACGTTGGAACTTCAGCAGCGGCTATCCGCACGCGACATGGCTCGCCGCGCTGACGCCGGTATACAGGCCCGGCGAGACCGAGCCAACTGAAATGCGCACGATGCTGCTGCCCAAGGACCAGGCCGACCTCGTGGACATATGGCAGGTCGGAGGTCTCAAGGGTACCGGCAGCCAGGGATTCGCCATCGAGGACTTGTTCATTCCAGCGGCCCGTTCCTATCCTACAACGGCCACTTCACGCGAGCCCGGTCCGCTCTACGTCATTCCGACTACGCTGCTGTTCTGCTCCGGCTTCGCGACCGTCGCACTCGGCAATGCCCGAGCCGGTCTCGACTTTGCCAAAGACCTCGTAATAGGCAAGACTCAGCAGGGACGCGAGTCGCCAATGCGATATGAGTCGACCACGCAACGAATGGTCGGTCAGGCCGAGGCAATCTGGAACTCCGCTCGCGCCTATCTGGACGAGGCCGCCGCCGCAATGTGGCAGGGGGCCAAGACCAATCTGGACCTCACGGTCGAAGAGCGAGTCGGAGTACGTCTAGCAAGTACCCACGCCATACGCGAGTCGGCCCGCGTCGTCGACATCGCCTACACACTCTGCGGCTCCAGCGCGATCTTCACCGTCAACCCGATCCAGCGCCGATTCCAGGACGCCCACGCCCTCACCCAGCAGATCCAGGGACGCCCAACCCACTACGACACCGCCGGCCAGTACTACCTCGACCTGGAGCCCGAAGGCATCTTCTAG